Proteins encoded together in one uncultured Desulfosarcina sp. window:
- the rpsM gene encoding 30S ribosomal protein S13, with protein sequence MARIAGVDLPRRKRIEIGLTYIYGIGRTTSNRILEKLKIDPNTSTDDLSEAEINSIRKVIDSEYKVEGELRTEVSMNIKRLMDLGCYRGLRHRRSLPVRGQRTSTNARTRKGPKRSAIKKKGAAKK encoded by the coding sequence TTGGCTAGAATCGCTGGTGTAGACTTACCTAGACGCAAACGGATAGAAATCGGTCTGACCTACATATATGGTATTGGAAGAACAACCTCCAATCGGATTTTGGAGAAACTCAAAATCGATCCCAATACCAGCACAGACGACCTTTCAGAAGCTGAGATCAACAGTATTCGCAAAGTGATCGATAGCGAATACAAGGTGGAAGGGGAACTCCGAACGGAGGTCTCCATGAATATCAAGAGGCTCATGGACCTGGGCTGTTACCGTGGACTCCGCCACCGGCGGTCCCTGCCCGTGCGCGGTCAGCGGACCAGCACCAACGCCAGGACAAGAAAAGGGCCTAAACGTTCCGCGATCAAGAAAAAAGGCGCGGCCAAAAAGTAA
- the rplF gene encoding 50S ribosomal protein L6 — MSRVGKKIIMIPEKTSVDYKDRVIVVKGEKGTLKRTLHPAVDLEIKDNTISVTIEQEDRKNRSLQGLMRSLVANMVDGVSKGFERVLEINGIGYRAEMKGKSIVLNLGYSHPIDFPLPEGIDATVDKNNVIRLTGIDKERVGQTAASIRKLRKPEPYKGKGIKYAEEYIQRKAGKTGTK, encoded by the coding sequence ATGTCGCGAGTAGGCAAAAAAATTATCATGATCCCGGAAAAGACCAGCGTGGATTATAAAGATCGTGTCATCGTGGTCAAGGGAGAAAAGGGCACGCTGAAGCGGACCCTTCATCCGGCTGTCGATCTCGAGATCAAGGACAATACGATTTCCGTGACCATTGAGCAGGAAGATCGTAAAAATCGTTCCCTGCAAGGATTGATGCGAAGCCTGGTGGCCAACATGGTCGACGGTGTCAGCAAAGGGTTCGAGCGCGTCCTGGAAATCAACGGAATCGGATATCGGGCGGAGATGAAAGGTAAATCCATTGTCCTGAACCTCGGGTACTCCCATCCCATCGATTTTCCGCTTCCCGAAGGCATCGATGCTACGGTGGACAAAAACAATGTGATCCGGCTTACAGGGATTGACAAGGAACGCGTCGGACAGACCGCCGCATCCATCAGAAAACTGAGAAAACCGGAGCCGTACAAAGGCAAAGGGATTAAATACGCCGAAGAGTATATCCAGCGAAAAGCGGGTAAGACCGGCACCAAATAG
- the rpmD gene encoding 50S ribosomal protein L30, with protein MSGMLKVTLVKSMIGRPEKHRKVLKGMGLTKVNRTVELQNTPSVRGMVAKVSHLVVAEEK; from the coding sequence ATGAGCGGTATGCTGAAAGTCACATTGGTAAAAAGCATGATTGGACGGCCCGAAAAACACCGCAAGGTTTTGAAGGGTATGGGGCTGACCAAAGTCAATCGCACCGTCGAACTGCAAAATACTCCTTCCGTACGCGGAATGGTTGCAAAGGTATCCCACTTGGTGGTTGCCGAGGAGAAATAA
- a CDS encoding TRAP transporter substrate-binding protein produces MIRNRKVVIGWVILLVIGLWFSPAFAKKPSLDAWKPDFDPSGAKYKCIVSNVSHPVIKGVYAGFAMRDELWKRTNGQIYLDFKPFSMLGGEVEVLNQLQMGAIQGMGVSSVAATNLGPRFGLINLPFLINSFEKLDKFIGSGKLFDHYMMAMDHQGIMGLDITGYGNYGWATTTPVRNIQEAKKVKFRTAEAAVNQLFYKECGFNPVVMPWPDVPVALKQGVITGLDHTPMVCNITKKFEVCKYYTYLDYAQGLFIWIFNKAWVNQLPADLQTTFKAVVHDVCAQIREQTKIQEAVEIAKASKHGILFYTLPEEDLAWIKSKGNAAHVKYADEINKLYSGDTYRPANYLKEVQDFMGYTE; encoded by the coding sequence ATGATTCGTAACAGAAAAGTGGTAATCGGCTGGGTGATTTTGCTGGTCATTGGATTGTGGTTCAGTCCCGCATTTGCAAAAAAACCGTCTTTGGATGCATGGAAACCCGATTTCGACCCATCTGGTGCAAAATATAAATGCATCGTTTCCAATGTGTCCCATCCTGTCATTAAAGGCGTGTATGCCGGATTTGCAATGCGCGACGAGCTTTGGAAACGCACAAACGGCCAAATTTATCTCGATTTCAAACCGTTCTCCATGCTCGGCGGCGAAGTCGAAGTCCTTAACCAACTTCAGATGGGAGCCATCCAGGGAATGGGCGTCAGTTCGGTTGCCGCAACCAACTTGGGCCCTCGTTTCGGTTTGATCAATTTGCCCTTTTTGATCAACTCGTTCGAAAAACTCGACAAATTTATCGGGTCCGGTAAACTGTTCGACCATTATATGATGGCCATGGACCATCAGGGTATCATGGGGCTGGACATAACCGGGTATGGCAACTACGGCTGGGCAACCACCACGCCGGTTAGAAACATTCAGGAAGCCAAGAAGGTGAAGTTCCGTACTGCCGAGGCCGCCGTAAACCAGCTTTTCTATAAAGAGTGCGGTTTCAACCCGGTCGTTATGCCTTGGCCGGATGTGCCGGTTGCGTTAAAACAGGGGGTGATCACCGGTCTGGACCATACCCCCATGGTGTGCAACATCACCAAGAAATTCGAGGTTTGTAAATATTACACCTATCTGGATTATGCCCAGGGACTATTTATCTGGATTTTTAATAAGGCCTGGGTTAACCAACTGCCCGCAGATCTGCAAACCACCTTCAAAGCGGTTGTTCATGACGTTTGTGCCCAGATCCGGGAGCAAACCAAAATTCAAGAGGCGGTTGAGATTGCAAAAGCCTCCAAACACGGGATTCTATTTTATACGTTGCCTGAAGAAGATCTTGCCTGGATAAAAAGCAAGGGCAATGCCGCTCATGTGAAATACGCTGATGAAATCAACAAATTGTATTCGGGCGACACCTACCGGCCGGCCAACTACCTGAAAGAGGTACAGGATTTCATGGGATATACGGAATAA
- the rpmJ gene encoding 50S ribosomal protein L36, translated as MKVRASVRKICSKCKIIKRKGTVRVICENKRHKQRQG; from the coding sequence ATGAAGGTCAGAGCATCCGTCAGGAAGATTTGCAGCAAATGCAAAATCATCAAGCGTAAAGGAACCGTACGGGTTATCTGTGAAAACAAAAGACACAAACAGAGGCAAGGTTAG
- the rpsK gene encoding 30S ribosomal protein S11: MPRKSKTKKKERKNISSGVVHIQSTFNNTIVTITDAMGNVVSWSSAGIHGFKGSRKSTPFAAQLTAEDAAKKAMEHGMKSVEVYVKGPGAGRESALRALQAAGFNVVMIKDVTPIPHNGCRPPKRRRV, from the coding sequence ATGCCGAGAAAAAGCAAGACGAAAAAAAAGGAAAGAAAGAACATCTCCAGCGGAGTTGTTCATATCCAGTCCACTTTCAACAACACCATCGTCACCATTACCGACGCAATGGGAAATGTTGTTTCATGGTCCAGTGCAGGTATTCACGGTTTTAAGGGCTCGCGGAAAAGCACTCCTTTTGCAGCCCAGCTAACCGCTGAAGACGCCGCCAAAAAGGCTATGGAGCATGGCATGAAAAGCGTGGAAGTGTACGTCAAGGGACCGGGAGCTGGTCGGGAATCTGCACTTCGCGCCCTTCAGGCTGCGGGTTTCAACGTCGTGATGATCAAGGATGTCACCCCCATTCCCCACAACGGTTGCAGGCCGCCGAAAAGAAGACGGGTGTAG
- a CDS encoding carboxymuconolactone decarboxylase family protein yields MGEDIVEKTKATGALYFSGVEGEKPFELWRDFDKELGRDLSLFITGKLYGREKIPHPTRQLVTVAVLTVLSRPEELRLHIEAALNVGCKPEEIAEVIFQTFTYGGIPTVNTALRVLRDVLKTRGLWTRDD; encoded by the coding sequence ATGGGTGAGGACATCGTAGAAAAGACCAAGGCGACCGGTGCGCTGTATTTTTCCGGTGTTGAGGGAGAAAAACCTTTCGAACTGTGGCGGGATTTCGATAAGGAACTGGGCCGGGATCTGTCTCTTTTCATCACCGGCAAGTTGTATGGCCGGGAAAAGATCCCCCATCCCACGCGGCAACTGGTGACCGTAGCCGTGCTGACCGTTTTGTCCCGGCCCGAGGAACTCAGATTGCATATTGAGGCGGCCCTGAACGTGGGCTGCAAGCCCGAAGAAATTGCCGAGGTTATTTTTCAGACATTTACCTATGGCGGGATTCCCACGGTAAACACCGCATTGCGGGTGCTCCGGGATGTGTTGAAGACTAGGGGGCTTTGGACTCGGGACGATTGA
- a CDS encoding DNA-directed RNA polymerase subunit alpha, with translation MNWREMIKSDKVRVTSTETYGKFVCEPLERGFGITLGNSLRRTILSSLYGAAIVSVRFDSVEHEFSVIPGALEDVSEIILNLKEVRLKMDDATPRTIRLEASGEGPVRATAITSDDGHVEVLNPEQHIVTLTGEGDLKMTMAVKAGKGYSLAEANKDEDAPIGTIPIDAVFSPIKRVNYVVGNARVGQRTDYDKLTLEVWTDGSVSPEDAVAYGSKILKEQLSIFINFDEDSEPQTADSDEDQEKPSFNDNLYRSVEELELSVRSANCLKNAEILKIYQLVQKTETEMLKTKNFGRKSLNEIKEVLSEMGLSLGMKLDNFVPPEESVEEGE, from the coding sequence ATGAACTGGCGTGAGATGATCAAGTCGGACAAAGTTCGCGTTACAAGTACCGAGACATACGGTAAATTCGTATGTGAACCTCTGGAAAGAGGATTCGGTATCACCCTTGGAAATTCTTTGCGAAGAACGATCCTCTCTTCACTGTATGGTGCGGCCATCGTTTCCGTCCGGTTCGATTCTGTTGAGCATGAGTTCAGTGTCATTCCTGGAGCGCTTGAAGATGTATCGGAAATCATTTTGAACCTCAAAGAGGTTCGATTGAAGATGGACGATGCTACGCCGCGTACGATACGGCTTGAAGCATCTGGAGAAGGACCCGTCAGGGCCACCGCCATTACCAGTGACGATGGGCATGTGGAGGTGCTGAACCCTGAGCAGCACATCGTCACCCTGACCGGAGAAGGCGACCTGAAAATGACTATGGCCGTTAAAGCGGGCAAGGGATACTCGCTGGCGGAGGCCAACAAGGACGAGGATGCGCCCATCGGAACGATACCCATCGATGCGGTGTTCTCGCCGATCAAAAGGGTCAACTATGTGGTGGGAAATGCACGCGTCGGTCAGCGTACGGATTACGATAAGCTGACCCTGGAGGTGTGGACCGACGGAAGCGTGTCTCCCGAAGACGCTGTTGCCTATGGCTCAAAAATCCTCAAAGAGCAATTGAGTATTTTTATCAATTTCGACGAAGATTCTGAACCACAGACCGCCGACAGCGACGAGGATCAGGAAAAGCCCTCTTTCAACGACAACCTGTATCGTAGCGTCGAGGAACTCGAGCTTTCCGTTAGAAGCGCCAATTGTCTTAAAAATGCTGAAATCCTTAAAATTTACCAGCTGGTCCAAAAAACCGAAACTGAAATGCTCAAAACAAAAAATTTCGGTCGAAAATCGCTCAATGAAATCAAGGAAGTCCTGTCCGAGATGGGGCTCTCGCTGGGGATGAAGCTCGATAATTTTGTCCCGCCTGAAGAATCAGTCGAAGAAGGGGAGTAA
- the rplR gene encoding 50S ribosomal protein L18, translating into MGSTIEKKKIWLKRKKRVSKKIVSTADRPRLSVFRSTKHIYGQVIDDTTGKTIVAACSNEKAVKDQPKFESKVAQAVFTGKLLAQRALDKGVKKVVFDRNGFLYHGRVKALSDGAREAGLDF; encoded by the coding sequence ATGGGCTCAACAATCGAAAAGAAAAAAATTTGGTTGAAGCGTAAAAAGAGAGTCAGCAAGAAAATCGTAAGTACCGCCGATAGGCCCAGACTCAGCGTTTTTCGAAGCACCAAACACATTTACGGCCAGGTTATCGACGATACCACCGGCAAAACCATCGTAGCTGCCTGCAGCAACGAGAAGGCGGTTAAAGATCAGCCCAAGTTCGAAAGCAAAGTTGCTCAGGCGGTTTTTACTGGAAAGCTGCTTGCTCAACGGGCCTTGGACAAGGGCGTGAAAAAAGTCGTTTTCGATCGCAACGGTTTTCTCTATCACGGACGCGTCAAAGCCTTGTCCGACGGAGCCCGGGAAGCGGGGTTGGATTTTTAG
- the rplO gene encoding 50S ribosomal protein L15, with translation MKLNDLAPEKGHRKSRKRVGRGVASGSGKTAGRGSKGQNCRSGGGVRPGYEGGQMPIHRRLPKRGFKNPFKKVFSIVNVQDLNRFEADSVIDEVAFVHSGLVKGDRDGIKILGKGEIKVPVTVRINKVSESARQKIEAAGGKIEVI, from the coding sequence ATGAAACTCAACGATTTGGCACCCGAAAAGGGTCATCGTAAAAGTAGAAAACGCGTGGGACGCGGTGTGGCTTCGGGTTCCGGAAAGACCGCCGGACGTGGAAGCAAAGGGCAGAACTGCCGTTCGGGCGGCGGTGTGCGCCCCGGATACGAAGGCGGCCAGATGCCCATTCATCGCCGGTTGCCCAAACGCGGTTTCAAGAACCCGTTCAAAAAGGTTTTTTCCATCGTTAACGTTCAAGATTTGAATCGCTTTGAGGCGGATTCGGTTATCGACGAAGTCGCTTTCGTTCATAGCGGTCTCGTCAAAGGCGATCGCGACGGCATCAAAATCCTCGGCAAAGGGGAAATTAAGGTTCCCGTGACGGTTCGGATCAACAAAGTCAGTGAGAGCGCCAGGCAGAAAATCGAAGCCGCCGGCGGAAAGATCGAGGTGATCTGA
- the rpsE gene encoding 30S ribosomal protein S5 yields the protein MFKQDTEENQLIDKVVHISRVAKVVKGGRRFSFSAIVVVGDGEGSVGYGLGKAGEVPEAIRKGVEKAKKTMIKVPLNEGTVPFKVIGKYGAGRVMLKPASEGTGVIAGGAVRAVLEAVGVQNILTKCMGTNNPHNVVKATIDGLKQLESIESVAARRGLQVQDIR from the coding sequence TTGTTCAAGCAAGATACCGAAGAAAACCAACTGATCGATAAAGTCGTTCACATCAGCCGGGTCGCTAAAGTGGTCAAGGGCGGACGTCGTTTCAGCTTCAGCGCCATTGTCGTTGTTGGAGACGGAGAGGGCAGCGTCGGATACGGCCTCGGCAAAGCGGGCGAAGTTCCCGAAGCCATTCGGAAGGGTGTTGAAAAGGCCAAGAAGACCATGATCAAGGTTCCCTTGAACGAAGGAACCGTGCCTTTCAAGGTGATCGGGAAATACGGTGCTGGGCGGGTGATGCTCAAGCCCGCCTCGGAAGGTACCGGCGTGATCGCCGGCGGTGCTGTTCGCGCCGTTCTCGAAGCCGTGGGAGTTCAGAACATCCTCACCAAATGTATGGGGACCAATAACCCCCACAACGTGGTAAAGGCCACCATTGACGGCCTTAAACAACTGGAGAGTATCGAATCCGTCGCCGCCCGGCGGGGACTTCAGGTCCAGGATATAAGATAA
- the secY gene encoding preprotein translocase subunit SecY: protein MVGSGFGNIFKIPELKRRILYTLALLFVYRIGVHVPTPGIDTVALASFFAKMEGTIFGIFNMFSGGALEQLSVFALGIMPYISASIILQLLTVVIPHLERLKNEGEQGRKKITQYTRYGTVVLSIIQGFGISVGLESMTSPGGAPIVLVPGWGFRLMTVLTLTAGTAFIMWLGEQITERGIGNGISLIIFAGIVARMPTAIMNTFRLISTGEMNIFALVILTLLMVLVVGFIIFVEQGQRRIPVQYAKRVVGRRMYGGQSTHLPLKINTSGVIPPIFASSIIMFPATIASFITIPWMKSIADAMRPGNPFYELLYVGFIFFFCYFYTAVTFNPVDVADNMKKNGGYIPGIRPGKRTADYIDRVLTRITLGGAIYVSAVCVLPSILITRFNVPFYFGGTALLIVVGVAIDTVAQMESHMLTRHYEGFLKKGGIRGRR, encoded by the coding sequence ATGGTTGGCAGCGGATTCGGAAACATCTTCAAGATTCCCGAACTCAAAAGGCGCATCCTGTACACTTTGGCGTTGCTATTTGTATACCGGATCGGCGTCCACGTGCCGACGCCTGGGATCGACACCGTCGCCCTGGCATCTTTTTTTGCCAAAATGGAAGGCACCATTTTCGGTATCTTCAACATGTTTTCCGGTGGCGCCTTGGAGCAGCTTTCCGTATTTGCGCTTGGCATCATGCCGTACATCAGCGCTTCGATTATTCTGCAACTGCTGACTGTGGTCATCCCCCATCTCGAGCGGTTGAAAAACGAGGGCGAACAGGGGCGCAAAAAAATCACCCAGTACACCCGCTACGGCACTGTCGTTCTGAGTATCATTCAGGGTTTCGGGATCAGCGTTGGCCTGGAGAGCATGACCTCACCAGGAGGAGCACCCATCGTACTGGTACCGGGATGGGGATTTCGGTTGATGACGGTCCTGACGCTGACCGCCGGCACTGCATTTATCATGTGGCTGGGTGAGCAGATCACCGAAAGAGGAATCGGCAACGGCATTTCACTGATCATTTTTGCCGGCATCGTAGCCCGCATGCCTACGGCGATCATGAATACTTTCCGGCTGATTTCCACCGGAGAGATGAATATTTTCGCACTGGTCATCCTCACCCTGCTTATGGTGCTGGTGGTCGGTTTCATCATTTTTGTGGAGCAGGGGCAACGGCGTATTCCCGTTCAATACGCCAAGCGGGTGGTCGGACGGCGCATGTACGGTGGGCAAAGCACCCACTTGCCGCTCAAAATCAATACATCCGGTGTGATTCCGCCGATTTTTGCCTCTTCCATCATCATGTTTCCGGCAACTATCGCCAGTTTTATCACCATACCCTGGATGAAGAGCATCGCCGACGCCATGCGGCCCGGCAATCCCTTTTACGAATTGCTGTATGTCGGTTTTATCTTTTTCTTCTGCTACTTTTATACGGCGGTAACCTTCAACCCGGTGGACGTTGCCGACAACATGAAAAAGAACGGCGGGTACATTCCTGGAATTCGTCCCGGAAAAAGGACCGCCGATTATATCGACCGGGTGCTGACACGGATCACGTTAGGCGGTGCCATTTATGTGTCCGCCGTCTGTGTGTTGCCTTCGATTCTGATAACCCGCTTCAACGTACCCTTTTATTTCGGAGGGACGGCCCTGCTGATTGTTGTTGGTGTGGCCATTGACACGGTGGCTCAGATGGAATCTCACATGCTGACCCGCCACTACGAAGGCTTTTTGAAAAAAGGCGGTATCCGGGGAAGGCGATAG
- a CDS encoding TRAP transporter small permease — MTGKVLNRLDKVLTTFEDWTLFISVIVALVALFFNVVLRYGFNYTLAWSEELVREVIIYTTFIGCCSAVKNRSMIKIDASVQLLPKLKMPLTYFSNGVILIFSVMMMWYGYQMAALQARTFQKTLILQIPLVYLYAILPLTGLLMFIRTAQVIYQDMKSPKEGE; from the coding sequence ATGACAGGTAAGGTTCTCAACAGATTGGACAAGGTTCTGACTACCTTCGAAGATTGGACCCTTTTTATCAGCGTGATAGTAGCGCTCGTAGCCTTGTTTTTCAATGTGGTCCTTCGTTATGGGTTTAATTACACACTGGCATGGTCCGAAGAACTGGTTCGGGAGGTTATCATCTACACCACGTTTATCGGGTGCTGTTCGGCGGTGAAAAACCGCTCGATGATCAAGATCGATGCTTCGGTTCAGTTGCTTCCTAAACTGAAAATGCCGCTGACCTATTTCAGCAATGGAGTGATCCTCATTTTTTCTGTAATGATGATGTGGTATGGGTACCAAATGGCCGCTTTGCAGGCCCGGACGTTTCAAAAAACCCTGATTCTGCAGATCCCCCTGGTTTATTTATACGCCATCCTGCCGCTGACAGGGCTGTTGATGTTTATAAGAACTGCTCAGGTCATTTATCAGGACATGAAATCACCAAAGGAAGGCGAATAA
- a CDS encoding TRAP transporter large permease, translated as MELSDIIILLILLGCMATYIPVFMCLFFTGVLGFLLFTDIPLLLLFQTMFRSMDNFALVVVLFFILCGNIMTAGTIVEKLIKVANALVSWLPGGLGMAGVLACGLFGAISGSTVATVVALGGFMIPALLDNGYPEKYTLGLMTTSPNLGVIIPPSIGMILYSMISNVSLEGLFLTGFLPGVLIMVLVCVYSFFFFRNKKEIVRKPIPSFIETLAVFKEGFWSLMLPVIIFGGIFSGVFTANEAAVVACVYAFIVELFIHKSMKFSQVKQITVNSAVTSATLLIIVAGATCFGRLLTLEDIPGRITETVLSAITSPFVFLIAMNMLLLVVGMFMDIISATMILGPVFLPMLDAFGISWMHFGLVMTVNLAIGYCTPPMGVSLYITGAIANRDLIYVSKAVTPFIAIQIFVLLLMTFFPQVVLWLPKLMGFV; from the coding sequence ATGGAGTTGAGTGACATTATTATCCTGTTGATATTGCTTGGTTGCATGGCCACCTACATTCCTGTTTTCATGTGTCTGTTTTTTACCGGCGTCCTCGGATTTCTTCTGTTTACGGACATCCCCCTGCTTTTGCTGTTTCAGACCATGTTTCGAAGCATGGATAATTTCGCATTGGTGGTGGTGCTGTTTTTCATTTTATGCGGCAATATCATGACCGCCGGTACTATCGTCGAGAAATTGATCAAGGTGGCCAACGCACTGGTCAGCTGGCTTCCCGGAGGACTGGGAATGGCCGGAGTGCTGGCATGCGGATTGTTTGGCGCCATTTCCGGATCAACGGTCGCCACGGTGGTGGCCCTGGGCGGATTCATGATCCCGGCCCTGTTGGACAATGGCTATCCCGAAAAGTACACCCTGGGGCTGATGACCACCTCGCCCAACCTGGGCGTGATCATACCGCCGAGCATCGGCATGATTCTCTATTCCATGATCAGCAACGTCAGTCTGGAAGGGCTCTTCCTGACCGGATTCCTCCCCGGCGTGCTGATCATGGTTCTGGTATGTGTATATTCTTTTTTCTTTTTCAGGAATAAAAAAGAGATCGTGCGCAAACCGATCCCCTCGTTCATAGAGACGCTGGCGGTGTTCAAGGAAGGCTTCTGGTCTTTGATGCTGCCGGTTATCATATTTGGCGGTATTTTTTCCGGTGTGTTTACCGCCAACGAGGCGGCCGTGGTCGCCTGCGTATACGCCTTCATCGTGGAGCTGTTCATCCACAAATCCATGAAGTTCAGTCAGGTTAAACAAATCACCGTCAACTCGGCCGTCACCTCGGCCACCCTTTTGATCATCGTTGCCGGAGCCACCTGCTTCGGACGCCTGCTGACCCTCGAGGATATTCCCGGACGGATCACGGAAACCGTTTTATCGGCCATCACCTCACCGTTCGTTTTCCTGATCGCCATGAACATGCTGTTGCTGGTCGTGGGTATGTTCATGGATATCATTTCGGCCACCATGATATTAGGGCCCGTATTTCTACCCATGCTGGACGCCTTCGGCATCAGCTGGATGCATTTCGGGCTGGTGATGACCGTGAACCTTGCCATCGGCTACTGTACGCCGCCCATGGGCGTCAGCTTGTATATTACCGGTGCCATCGCCAACCGGGATCTGATCTATGTATCCAAAGCGGTCACACCCTTTATCGCCATTCAGATTTTTGTTCTTTTACTGATGACATTTTTCCCCCAGGTCGTTCTGTGGCTGCCGAAACTGATGGGTTTCGTTTAG
- the infA gene encoding translation initiation factor IF-1, giving the protein MPKEEAIKVEGIVLETLPNAMFKVELENKHQVLAHISGKMRMHFIKILPGDKVTVELSPYDLSRGRITYRSK; this is encoded by the coding sequence ATGCCAAAAGAAGAGGCCATCAAAGTCGAAGGCATTGTCCTGGAGACACTGCCGAACGCGATGTTCAAGGTCGAACTGGAAAACAAGCACCAGGTTTTGGCGCATATCTCCGGCAAGATGAGGATGCATTTTATCAAGATTTTGCCTGGAGACAAGGTTACGGTGGAGCTATCCCCCTACGATTTGTCACGAGGCCGCATCACTTATCGATCAAAGTAG
- the rpsD gene encoding 30S ribosomal protein S4 produces MARYRGSVCRICRRENMKLFLKGDRCYSDKCAFDRRGYAPGEHGQRRRGKPSDYGIQLREKQKVKNTYGLSEKQFRLTFKTADRQKGITGTNLLVLLERRLDNVVYRLGFTNSRTQGRHFVRHNHFLVNGKRVNIPSYLVNIGDTIEVTEKSRKVQAIVDSLDAVIRRGLPPWIAVEKEKFKGEIKSFPVREDLTLPMQEQLIVELYSK; encoded by the coding sequence TTGGCAAGATATAGAGGATCCGTCTGCAGAATATGCCGACGCGAGAATATGAAATTGTTTTTAAAGGGGGACCGTTGCTACTCCGACAAATGCGCATTTGACCGCCGAGGCTATGCCCCGGGTGAGCATGGTCAGCGTCGGCGCGGGAAACCGTCGGATTACGGCATCCAACTCCGAGAAAAGCAGAAGGTAAAAAACACCTATGGTCTTTCAGAAAAGCAATTCCGGTTGACTTTTAAGACAGCCGACCGGCAAAAAGGCATCACTGGAACCAACTTGCTTGTTCTTCTTGAACGAAGGCTTGACAACGTGGTTTACCGGTTGGGTTTCACCAACTCGCGGACACAGGGAAGGCACTTCGTCCGGCATAACCATTTTCTGGTCAACGGGAAACGCGTTAACATCCCTTCTTACCTGGTCAATATCGGCGACACAATTGAGGTGACCGAAAAAAGCAGGAAGGTACAGGCAATCGTGGATTCGCTGGACGCAGTGATCCGAAGAGGTCTCCCTCCTTGGATTGCTGTCGAAAAAGAGAAGTTTAAAGGAGAAATAAAAAGCTTCCCGGTTCGCGAAGACCTTACCTTGCCGATGCAGGAGCAGCTGATTGTAGAACTCTACTCCAAATAA